The following are from one region of the Thermococcus cleftensis genome:
- a CDS encoding CBS domain-containing protein — protein MEMKAPVKVYMTRKLIGVEPEDSVKRACEVMVEFDIGSLVVVDSGRVVGFFTKSDVIRRVVIPGLPNTTPVREIMSDELITVDSNTPLREVLDLMAKKGIKHVLVEEGGEIVGIFSLSDLLAASRRKLETAIAAE, from the coding sequence ATGGAGATGAAGGCCCCCGTGAAGGTCTACATGACCCGAAAGCTCATCGGGGTAGAGCCCGAGGACAGCGTGAAGAGGGCCTGCGAGGTGATGGTGGAGTTCGACATAGGCTCCCTCGTCGTCGTTGACTCCGGGAGGGTAGTGGGTTTCTTCACGAAGAGCGACGTGATAAGGCGCGTGGTAATCCCCGGGCTCCCGAACACCACGCCGGTGAGGGAGATAATGAGCGACGAGCTGATAACTGTGGACTCGAACACCCCCCTCCGGGAGGTCCTGGACCTGATGGCCAAGAAGGGCATCAAGCACGTGCTCGTGGAGGAGGGCGGGGAGATCGTGGGGATATTCAGCCTGAGCGATCTCCTCGCGGCGAGCCGGAGAAAGCTTGAGACGGCCATAGCGGCCGAGTGA